A stretch of the Flavobacterium aquiphilum genome encodes the following:
- a CDS encoding RagB/SusD family nutrient uptake outer membrane protein yields MKNIIKRSSVVAATLMLLVSSSCSQDFIDVPAQGTPTLTNYYDSDVKLDNAANGLYGLVWFNMNKAGYYGITDVISGNMYAGPYNDFGKFTDLSFTNTASYISDSWRSCYGAIANCNAYINGLPTGVGPEVSKEALNNALGEAHFIRAFSYFFLVRLWGNVPIVENTADYAANFVVPSNPVADVYKFIENDLKFAAANLRTKVRGSNYAANAHVSSGSAKAFLAKVYLYEKKYDLARAMALEVINSGEFKLLGGDELPTKSFADLFLQMNNNNEESIFAWQWTGAGTYFDGNFSNTTFAPENRLVETTYSAQVAPSQDLIKNVFEDGDLRRKETFMLPGDYYPNLTYAATLAVDSPYLLGYTFNLTDVPNGVQNSGAGLKKYVIGKENLPVTGKFNKPFNGESSMNTYQMRYAELLLIYAEAVIGSQTGSTSDALALKAYNAVRKRAGLPTKATITFDDVFRERRAELACEGDYYFDLGRLPFAKAKAILEAQNRGDKDTPKHITITATSLLLPYPADDLIKNPKLTEVVPYTFK; encoded by the coding sequence ATGAAAAATATAATAAAAAGAAGCAGTGTTGTTGCAGCGACATTGATGTTGTTGGTTTCATCTTCTTGTTCTCAAGACTTTATAGATGTGCCGGCACAGGGAACACCTACTTTAACTAACTATTATGATTCGGATGTTAAGTTGGATAATGCTGCTAATGGATTGTATGGTTTGGTTTGGTTTAATATGAATAAAGCCGGATATTATGGTATTACTGATGTTATCTCTGGTAATATGTATGCCGGTCCTTATAATGATTTTGGTAAATTCACTGATTTGAGCTTTACCAATACAGCATCCTACATTTCTGATTCATGGAGATCATGTTATGGAGCCATTGCAAATTGTAATGCTTATATTAATGGTTTGCCAACAGGAGTTGGTCCTGAAGTAAGCAAAGAAGCATTAAATAACGCATTAGGAGAAGCACATTTTATCAGAGCCTTTTCTTATTTTTTCTTGGTAAGATTATGGGGTAATGTGCCTATTGTTGAAAACACTGCTGATTATGCTGCGAATTTTGTAGTTCCTAGTAATCCAGTTGCAGATGTGTATAAATTTATAGAAAATGATTTGAAATTTGCAGCTGCTAATTTAAGAACTAAAGTTAGAGGTTCTAATTACGCTGCTAATGCGCATGTTTCAAGCGGGTCTGCTAAGGCTTTTTTAGCAAAAGTATATTTATATGAGAAAAAATATGACCTTGCCAGAGCTATGGCCTTAGAAGTAATTAATAGTGGTGAGTTTAAATTATTGGGGGGTGATGAATTACCTACAAAATCCTTTGCTGATTTATTTTTGCAAATGAACAATAATAACGAAGAGTCAATCTTTGCATGGCAATGGACAGGAGCAGGAACTTATTTTGACGGTAACTTCTCTAATACAACATTTGCTCCGGAAAATAGGTTGGTTGAAACTACATATTCTGCTCAGGTGGCACCATCTCAGGATTTAATCAAAAACGTTTTTGAGGATGGAGATCTTAGAAGAAAAGAGACTTTTATGCTTCCCGGCGATTATTATCCAAATTTAACTTATGCTGCAACCCTAGCTGTAGATTCTCCTTATTTATTAGGATACACATTTAATTTAACTGATGTTCCAAATGGAGTTCAAAATTCAGGGGCAGGATTAAAAAAATATGTAATCGGAAAAGAAAATTTACCTGTTACCGGAAAGTTCAACAAACCTTTTAATGGGGAAAGTAGCATGAACACTTACCAGATGCGTTATGCAGAGCTGTTGTTGATTTATGCAGAAGCAGTTATAGGCTCGCAAACAGGTAGTACTTCTGATGCTTTGGCTCTTAAAGCGTACAATGCAGTTCGTAAAAGAGCCGGTTTGCCTACCAAGGCGACAATCACTTTTGATGATGTGTTTAGAGAAAGACGTGCTGAATTAGCTTGTGAAGGAGATTATTATTTTGATCTAGGACGTTTGCCTTTTGCTAAAGCTAAAGCAATATTGGAAGCACAAAATAGAGGTGATAAAGACACTCCTAAACATATAACGATTACTGCTACGAGTCTTTTATTGCCTTATCCGGCTGATGATTTGATTAAAAATCCAAAATTGACTGAAGTAGTTCCGTATACTTTTAAATAA
- a CDS encoding IPT/TIG domain-containing protein, whose amino-acid sequence MKNIKIVTLTACIALMLSLMLFSSCSDDTNSSDSAGPPVIESVMPSGYDKAGNVLPLTPVTKGDPKSYYIIHGKGLLTTQKVYFNDYDTYFRPTFVTDTDIIILIDENTPYANASNKLKIVTNYGTVLYDFVIAPPPPTVNWFNPINAVAGDVVTIDGKYFLNPVVKVGTQQATIVSSTLTEIKFKMPANSANQLVSVSNITGTATSSMAVGAALYDDEIQGDAGHWTWDGSPFTTDYATDKAQGSSAIKLVFGGWSGADMKFNSRDVSKYKAFTVKIKCTSTKPEAKLTFVFGGWAYQIQKSITSNWTTIEIPFSAIGNPTTFDQLTFQESGNFGGNTILMDEMGFVLK is encoded by the coding sequence ATGAAAAATATAAAAATTGTTACGTTAACAGCATGTATAGCATTGATGTTATCTTTAATGCTTTTTAGTTCATGCTCCGATGATACTAATTCGTCCGATAGTGCCGGTCCACCGGTTATAGAATCGGTAATGCCATCAGGTTATGATAAGGCCGGTAACGTTTTACCATTAACTCCTGTTACTAAAGGAGACCCAAAAAGTTATTACATTATCCATGGGAAAGGGTTACTTACAACTCAGAAAGTTTACTTCAATGATTATGATACGTATTTTCGTCCGACTTTCGTAACAGATACTGATATCATTATTTTAATTGATGAAAATACTCCTTATGCAAATGCTTCTAATAAATTAAAAATAGTAACGAATTATGGTACTGTTCTTTATGATTTTGTGATAGCACCGCCGCCGCCAACTGTCAATTGGTTCAATCCTATAAATGCAGTAGCAGGTGATGTGGTTACAATCGATGGAAAGTATTTTTTAAATCCTGTCGTAAAAGTTGGGACACAACAAGCTACTATCGTTTCTTCTACATTGACAGAGATTAAATTTAAAATGCCAGCTAATTCTGCTAATCAATTGGTATCAGTTTCAAATATTACCGGTACTGCAACTTCTAGTATGGCGGTTGGTGCAGCATTGTATGATGATGAGATCCAAGGTGATGCTGGTCATTGGACTTGGGACGGCAGCCCTTTTACGACAGATTATGCTACAGATAAAGCTCAAGGCAGCTCGGCAATAAAATTAGTATTTGGTGGATGGAGTGGTGCCGATATGAAGTTTAATTCAAGAGATGTTTCAAAATATAAAGCATTTACAGTTAAAATTAAATGTACTTCTACAAAACCTGAAGCAAAGCTAACTTTTGTTTTTGGAGGGTGGGCTTATCAAATACAGAAATCAATTACTTCAAATTGGACTACTATTGAAATTCCATTTTCGGCTATAGGAAATCCTACTACTTTTGATCAATTGACATTCCAAGAGTCTGGTAATTTTGGAGGTAATACCATATTAATGGATGAGATGGGATTTGTATTAAAATAA
- the galA gene encoding beta-galactosidase GalA, with product MKNLNKILLPLFLFLGFCLSVFSQTSSNIKNREHISLDKDWKFAFGHPSDTKKDFNTGTAYFSYLAKTGFGDGAANASFDDRSWRKLDLPHDWAVEQGFSPEASFSHGFKAIGRNFPDKSIGWYRKKIIIPESDLGRRIHIAFDGVFRNSIVWVNGHYLGNQDSGYLGFEYDITDYINYGGENTIAVRADATMEEGWFYEGAGIYRHVWLNKTNELHVPDNGTFVKTKTSGNTTTINALATLTNEGKTAKSFGIKQTVLDVAGKSIVEKAINSCTLNPRETKDFLADLTVENAVLWSLENPYLYKMVTSVYEENKLVDTFQTSFGIRTVRFDANEGFFLNGKHVKIKGTNNHQDHAGVGTAMPDALQDFRIKTLKSFGSNAYRCSHNPPTPELLEACDRLGMLVIDENRLMGSTRTHLCDIKKMIERDRNHPSIISWSIGNEEWGIENDIVGARIASAMQSYVKSIDDTRPSTAAFSGGIGSNGITTVMDLLGINYIVNKNTDEQHKLFPKQSIWGTEEGSTNTTRGEYYRDNQKHIMPAYDKAPSSSFISIEQGWKHYNSRPYLSGMFVWTGFDYRGEPTPFEYPSTGSYFGMVDQCGFYKDTAWYLKAWWQDEPVLHLLPHWNWAGKENQNIEVWAYSNCDEVELFLNKKSLGKKVMEKDGHLEWNVNYTPGTLEAIGYKNGKKIITEVVKTTGVANTLNLASNKNNIQASKNDIAMITVSAKDKSGLSVPIADNEVTFSITGPGKIIGVGNGNPTSLELDQYLETITVLNLENLKEKIVDDFNVSEGINENVIAESWQKAFTDDRDTVFGKKVKAVVYRTEFELPVNYNDTAISLFYNSLGKKQSIFINGHKICNEIPENKKGDTFLLDKKILHSGKNSIAIIAQPLLKKYKWDVVNQNPGTIQIIAKAENYKRKLFNGLAQVIVQTTGEAGEITLTATSNGLKKAEIKINAVKD from the coding sequence ATGAAAAATTTAAATAAAATACTATTACCACTGTTTTTATTCCTTGGTTTTTGTCTTTCCGTTTTCTCGCAAACATCTTCAAATATCAAAAATAGGGAGCATATTTCGTTGGACAAAGACTGGAAATTTGCTTTTGGCCATCCATCAGATACCAAGAAAGATTTTAATACCGGGACAGCTTATTTTTCCTATTTAGCGAAAACAGGTTTTGGCGATGGCGCTGCCAATGCTTCTTTTGATGATCGTTCCTGGCGCAAATTAGATCTTCCTCATGATTGGGCAGTAGAGCAGGGTTTTAGTCCTGAAGCCAGTTTTAGCCACGGATTCAAAGCAATTGGCCGAAATTTTCCTGACAAAAGCATCGGCTGGTACCGTAAAAAAATAATTATTCCCGAAAGTGATCTAGGAAGAAGAATTCATATCGCATTCGATGGCGTTTTCCGTAATTCCATTGTTTGGGTAAACGGTCATTATTTAGGAAACCAAGACAGCGGCTATTTGGGTTTCGAATATGATATCACCGATTACATTAATTATGGAGGCGAAAATACAATCGCCGTTCGGGCAGATGCAACCATGGAAGAAGGCTGGTTTTATGAAGGAGCCGGGATTTATCGCCATGTCTGGCTTAATAAAACTAACGAACTTCATGTTCCGGACAACGGCACTTTTGTGAAAACAAAAACAAGCGGAAATACAACTACAATTAATGCTTTGGCCACACTTACAAATGAAGGGAAAACTGCAAAATCATTTGGAATAAAACAGACTGTTTTGGACGTGGCGGGAAAAAGTATTGTTGAAAAAGCAATAAATTCCTGTACTTTAAATCCAAGGGAGACTAAAGATTTTTTGGCAGATTTAACAGTTGAGAATGCTGTGCTTTGGTCGCTTGAAAATCCTTATTTGTATAAAATGGTGACTTCAGTTTACGAAGAGAATAAACTGGTAGATACTTTTCAAACTTCTTTTGGAATCCGGACTGTCCGTTTTGATGCCAATGAGGGCTTTTTTCTTAACGGAAAACATGTCAAAATAAAAGGAACAAACAATCATCAGGATCACGCAGGAGTAGGTACGGCCATGCCGGATGCATTGCAGGATTTCAGAATCAAAACCTTAAAATCCTTCGGAAGTAATGCTTATCGTTGTTCTCATAACCCACCAACACCCGAATTGCTGGAAGCTTGCGATCGTTTGGGAATGCTGGTTATTGACGAAAACCGTTTAATGGGAAGTACCCGAACCCATTTATGCGACATAAAAAAAATGATTGAGCGCGACAGGAACCATCCTTCAATCATTAGTTGGAGCATCGGAAACGAAGAATGGGGAATTGAAAATGATATTGTGGGAGCCCGCATTGCGAGTGCCATGCAGTCCTATGTGAAATCTATCGATGACACCAGGCCTTCAACGGCCGCTTTTAGCGGAGGTATTGGCAGTAACGGAATAACAACCGTTATGGATCTGCTGGGAATCAATTATATCGTGAATAAAAACACCGATGAGCAGCATAAATTATTTCCTAAACAATCTATTTGGGGAACTGAGGAAGGAAGTACCAATACTACTCGCGGCGAGTATTATCGTGACAATCAAAAACACATTATGCCTGCTTATGACAAAGCGCCTAGTTCAAGTTTTATTAGTATAGAACAAGGCTGGAAACATTATAATTCCCGTCCGTATCTGTCAGGGATGTTTGTTTGGACAGGATTTGATTATCGCGGTGAGCCTACACCTTTTGAATATCCTTCAACAGGTTCTTATTTCGGGATGGTAGATCAATGCGGATTTTATAAAGATACCGCTTGGTACCTGAAAGCGTGGTGGCAAGATGAACCGGTTTTACATCTTTTGCCGCATTGGAATTGGGCAGGAAAGGAGAATCAAAACATCGAAGTTTGGGCTTACAGCAATTGTGACGAAGTAGAACTTTTTTTAAACAAGAAAAGTTTAGGCAAAAAAGTAATGGAAAAAGACGGGCATCTCGAATGGAACGTCAATTACACACCCGGAACGCTTGAGGCCATAGGCTACAAAAACGGAAAGAAAATCATAACCGAAGTTGTAAAAACTACAGGTGTAGCCAACACTCTAAATTTGGCTTCCAATAAAAATAATATTCAGGCGTCCAAAAATGACATAGCAATGATTACGGTAAGTGCCAAGGACAAATCAGGTCTTTCAGTGCCAATTGCTGATAACGAAGTTACTTTTTCAATCACAGGTCCGGGGAAAATTATCGGTGTTGGCAACGGGAATCCAACCTCATTGGAACTGGATCAATATTTGGAAACCATCACTGTTTTGAATCTTGAAAATCTGAAAGAAAAAATAGTGGACGATTTCAATGTTTCAGAAGGAATTAATGAAAACGTTATTGCCGAATCTTGGCAAAAAGCCTTCACGGACGACAGAGACACTGTTTTTGGCAAAAAAGTAAAAGCAGTTGTTTACAGAACCGAGTTTGAACTGCCTGTAAATTATAACGATACAGCAATCAGTTTGTTTTACAACAGCCTAGGGAAAAAGCAATCCATTTTTATCAACGGTCATAAAATCTGCAATGAAATTCCTGAAAACAAAAAGGGCGACACCTTTCTTTTGGACAAAAAAATACTGCATTCGGGCAAAAATTCCATCGCAATTATTGCTCAGCCTTTATTGAAAAAATACAAATGGGATGTGGTGAACCAAAATCCGGGAACGATTCAAATTATTGCCAAAGCCGAAAATTATAAGCGAAAATTATTTAACGGTTTGGCTCAGGTTATCGTTCAAACCACTGGAGAAGCAGGAGAAATTACCCTGACTGCAACTAGTAACGGACTCAAAAAAGCCGAAATAAAAATAAATGCAGTAAAAGATTAG